GACTGGCTAACTTGTTCTTGCAATTTACGATAATGTTTTGTGTGTCATCATCTGCATTATCTGACTGAATGTTCATCAATGAAGCACGTGCCTGCGGAGATAATCCAAGACTTTCTGCAAGACTTTTAACTTTTGCTGTACTATCATTTAGTACTCCACATGCTGGGTTCTTACGCCCATTTGCCAGAACTATGCCACTCTTCATTACCTGCTCATATGCCAAACGGCGAATGGCAATTTGCTCACACAAACTACTTACGATTTGCTTGTCTGACTGCTTTACTAAACCTGAATGATTTAGAATCGGTGTCAACTCAGTCCATGCTTGATAAGCTATACCCTTTAAATATCTTGGCGGTGTTGGCTGTAACGTCTGCCAATCTTGTGTTTCATTCATCAATTTTTCCGTTCGTGCACGCTGATCCGCACGATCTGCTTCATCATTTGTTATTTTCATCTTTCTACCCACTTTGCCTGTACCCCCCTTTCATTTCTTTCCAAAGAAAAAGCTTGTATATCAGCACCTGTAGGCCTTCTTGCGCTGCTTGCCATATTCATCTACTGTACTTTTGTAAGCATGGCAAATGCCGGTATATCAACGTTTGAAGGCTATGACGTGACCCATATAAAATATTTTTATAATTACACATTTTTGGAGAGAAGACCACTTTGTTATGTGAGGTCCCTCTCTACGCCTACGGGGGCGGGTGTTACAGCTTTTTAACTTTTTGAATGTGTTATTTAATATTTGTTGTCCATTATTTATTGTTTATGGTTCATCATTTTAAATTCTAATGGGTTAAGCGATGGCTGTGCAAGGCAATCAATTGTCGCCTGCTGTACCCTGCATATATATATACGTAATGAGTGCGCCATTTTTTGTCTTGGCATAGAAAAAGAGCCAACCCTTGGCTGACCCTTGCTTATGTATAAAGGTGACACAACATGGAGCTAACTCTCTATTTGCTTAAAACGTCTTTTTAAAGTTGTTTCACTTATTCCAGTTATTCTTCTAATTCTTCTATACGAAAGATTTTTTTCGCGAAGCCTAAATGCTTTTCTGATATCATCTTCAGAATATGTATTTGGACGTCCCTCTTTGAAGTGAGGGTTGTGCGCTCTGGCATATTGTTTTCCTTCTTGAGTTCTTGAAACTATCATGTCTCGTTCAAATTGTGCAAAAGCTGAGAATACTGTAAACACAAGTCTACCTGTTGGAGTGTTATCAATGGTTCCTAAATTCAGAATCATTACTGAAATATTCTTGTCAAACAGTCGCTGAATCACTTCTAGTGCTTCTTTGGTATTTCGTGCGAATCTGTCAAGTTTTGTTACAATCAGCTTGTCACCTGGTTGCATCAAGCAAATCATTTCTTTAAAAGCAGGTCTTACCATAGTTGTTCCAGTGTACTTTTCTGAGTAAATCCTTATTGCTCCTGCCTGCTTTAACGTTTGTATTTGGACACTTAGATTCTGTCCGTCAGTGCTTACACGTGCATATCCATAAATCATAAATACACCTCGATCAATAAAAAAAGCAGTCCGCAATTTTAAGTTGCAGACTGCTTCCATTTCTTAAACAATGAAACTATATCACAGAGTTATAAAGAAGTCTATCCCCTGAAAATGAATAGTTTGTTAGAAAAACGCAGTCTGTCATGGTACTATTAACCTCATTCCTTGCTAACAGAGATTCATACTACAACTTAA
Above is a window of Lacticaseibacillus casei DSM 20011 = JCM 1134 = ATCC 393 DNA encoding:
- a CDS encoding phage terminase small subunit P27 family; the encoded protein is MKITNDEADRADQRARTEKLMNETQDWQTLQPTPPRYLKGIAYQAWTELTPILNHSGLVKQSDKQIVSSLCEQIAIRRLAYEQVMKSGIVLANGRKNPACGVLNDSTAKVKSLAESLGLSPQARASLMNIQSDNADDDTQNIIVNCKNKLASR
- a CDS encoding recombinase family protein, producing MIYGYARVSTDGQNLSVQIQTLKQAGAIRIYSEKYTGTTMVRPAFKEMICLMQPGDKLIVTKLDRFARNTKEALEVIQRLFDKNISVMILNLGTIDNTPTGRLVFTVFSAFAQFERDMIVSRTQEGKQYARAHNPHFKEGRPNTYSEDDIRKAFRLREKNLSYRRIRRITGISETTLKRRFKQIES